A stretch of Imperialibacter roseus DNA encodes these proteins:
- a CDS encoding SCP2 sterol-binding domain-containing protein yields the protein MSLDTATARVVEMAKENGGAIGNSVKFAFQEGVILLDDTVSPTKVSNDDTDAQCTIKMELKDFVKLLDGDLDPMSAFMGGMMKIEGDMTIAMKLTSLF from the coding sequence ATGAGTCTAGACACAGCAACTGCCAGGGTAGTGGAAATGGCAAAAGAAAACGGGGGCGCCATTGGCAACTCAGTGAAATTTGCTTTTCAGGAAGGAGTTATTCTTTTGGACGATACTGTGAGCCCAACAAAAGTTTCTAATGACGACACTGATGCCCAGTGCACCATTAAAATGGAACTTAAAGACTTTGTGAAGCTACTTGACGGAGACCTGGACCCGATGAGTGCATTTATGGGAGGTATGATGAAAATTGAGGGCGATATGACCATTGCCATGAAATTGACCTCACTTTTTTAA
- a CDS encoding TIGR00645 family protein, whose amino-acid sequence MARSGVKQFEEFFEKIIFWGRWVQAPMYLGLLFGSFMYLYKFFEELYHLYDGVVSYTEAQVMLGILGLVDISMVMNLIVMVIVGGYSIFTSKIDVDHHEDKPQWLEDLDAGKLKIKLASSLASISGVHLLKTFIDVRGARDMEGNEGIVVEIAIHLTFIVSALLLAYTEKIQHSYHGHGAAEGGDSH is encoded by the coding sequence ATGGCGAGATCAGGCGTTAAGCAATTTGAAGAGTTTTTTGAAAAGATCATTTTCTGGGGGCGCTGGGTACAAGCTCCTATGTATCTGGGGCTTCTCTTCGGTTCTTTTATGTATCTGTATAAGTTTTTCGAAGAACTCTATCACCTTTACGATGGGGTGGTTAGCTACACAGAGGCTCAGGTGATGCTTGGCATCTTGGGTTTGGTAGACATCAGTATGGTAATGAACCTAATTGTGATGGTCATTGTCGGTGGCTACTCCATTTTTACCAGTAAGATTGACGTTGATCACCATGAAGATAAGCCGCAATGGCTTGAAGACCTTGATGCCGGCAAGTTGAAAATTAAGCTGGCTTCTTCGCTGGCATCCATTTCAGGTGTTCACCTGCTCAAAACTTTTATTGATGTTAGAGGTGCGAGAGACATGGAAGGCAATGAAGGTATCGTAGTCGAAATCGCTATCCACCTAACTTTCATCGTTTCTGCTTTGCTTTTAGCCTACACTGAGAAAATCCAGCACTCATACCATGGTCATGGCGCTGCTGAGGGTGGTGATAGCCACTAA
- a CDS encoding RDD family protein, translated as MSIVPATFDQRLLAQSIDITFLLPFLFILDGLWETDSNWFWAVCILLYHGYAVGMEASALKATVGKKMAGLSVRMDDERPVDLKNAVVRNLCKWVSLLPISAGFFMIYLRRDARSFHDIISKSKVVSSSN; from the coding sequence ATGTCCATAGTCCCCGCCACATTTGATCAAAGGCTGCTTGCTCAGTCCATCGATATCACCTTTCTGCTCCCTTTTCTATTCATACTCGACGGACTTTGGGAAACAGACTCTAACTGGTTTTGGGCAGTTTGTATTTTATTGTACCACGGCTATGCTGTGGGAATGGAGGCATCGGCACTCAAGGCCACGGTAGGCAAAAAAATGGCGGGATTGAGCGTACGAATGGACGACGAAAGACCTGTTGATCTTAAAAATGCAGTTGTGAGAAATTTGTGCAAATGGGTTTCGCTGTTGCCCATTTCAGCTGGCTTTTTTATGATCTACCTACGGCGTGATGCCAGGTCATTTCACGACATCATCTCCAAAAGCAAAGTGGTGTCGAGTTCCAATTAA
- a CDS encoding TMEM175 family protein — protein sequence MRQLVKKKGEPMYGIFTARGRDASRLEQLSDCVFALAITMSLLSTQAPRNFDELTLFISDVVPFTLSMVAVMWIWHGHYQFFMRYGLRDIRIIVLNTFMMLIVLFFIYPLKFLSTWLVSYFTLLAKALLISNEYFRELNQMGTQMIPWSDMPELMIIYDCGFLSIYIAFVLMYRHAIKNGDSLNLSEAEVHATKSIIAHYTGIVAIGLISLFIALLGFLIDWEFSGLFAGVIYALIGPVSYFIGRKYDKPPLNSTSDHA from the coding sequence ATGAGACAATTAGTCAAGAAAAAAGGAGAACCGATGTACGGTATTTTCACGGCAAGGGGTCGTGATGCCTCCCGGCTGGAGCAGCTAAGCGACTGTGTGTTTGCCCTGGCTATTACTATGTCTCTTTTGTCTACCCAGGCGCCCCGAAACTTCGACGAGTTGACACTTTTTATTTCAGACGTAGTTCCGTTTACATTGAGTATGGTAGCGGTTATGTGGATTTGGCATGGTCACTACCAGTTCTTTATGCGTTATGGGCTAAGGGACATCAGAATCATCGTGTTGAATACCTTCATGATGCTTATCGTATTGTTCTTTATATACCCACTCAAATTCCTCAGCACCTGGCTGGTGTCCTACTTCACACTTCTCGCCAAAGCGCTGCTGATCAGTAATGAATACTTCAGAGAGCTGAATCAAATGGGCACGCAGATGATCCCCTGGAGCGATATGCCCGAGCTGATGATTATCTATGACTGCGGCTTTCTGTCGATATACATAGCCTTCGTTCTAATGTATCGGCACGCTATCAAAAACGGTGATTCCCTAAACTTAAGTGAAGCGGAGGTCCACGCTACTAAATCCATTATCGCTCATTACACTGGCATAGTCGCTATCGGCCTCATTTCATTGTTCATTGCCTTACTTGGCTTCCTGATCGACTGGGAGTTCTCCGGACTTTTTGCCGGGGTTATCTACGCTTTGATTGGGCCTGTCTCCTATTTCATAGGACGTAAATATGATAAGCCACCCCTCAACTCCACGAGTGACCATGCATAG